The following nucleotide sequence is from Deltaproteobacteria bacterium.
TGCGGGGGCGTCGTGAGCAGCCGAGATCGTCAACGTGCCGCCATCAGGCATCGCTTCGAAGGAGTTGTTGAGCAGATTTAAAAATACCTGTTGCAGCTGCATGGGATCCGCAGTTATCTTCGGGAGGTCTTCGTTGACCCTGTTCACGATCTCTATCTCCCTCGCATCTTTGGATGTTCGAGGTTGGCGTTTCCGTGAGAAATTGACGGCGCTGGCCAGTATTTTGCTCACTTCCACGGGCATGAATTGGGGTTTTGGGGGCCTGGCAAAATCGAGGAGGTTTTCCAGAAGCGATTCGATTCGGCCGAGCTCAGAGCCTATTCTCGACAGCAGCTCCCGTTCCTTCTCGGGGAGCGTTACCTTATCGGGAAGCACTTCCAGCGATACCTTTATCCCTGCGAGGGGACTCTGTATATCGTGTGCAAGCTTCGCCGCGTACTCTCCAAAAACCACCATTTGTTCGGTCCGCTGCATCTTCTCCATCTGTTCTTTCAGGGAGCTTACCATGTTGTTGAACGATGCCGCCACCTCTCCGAACTCATCCTGCAGCGCACCGATCCGATAGTCGAGGTCGCCTCCCTCCAGTCTCCTCGTCGCGTTCAGCATCTCATCGATCGGTTTCGTAATTCCCCGTATGAAGAAGAGCGACAATCCTGCGGCAATGAACGGGGCGACCCCGATCAGGGAAAAGAGGATGAATTTCGTGTCGTTGATCTTCCCGAGCACCGTTTTCGTCTTCTTCTCGAGGTTCACGTCCGCCATGATCAGCATATCGCTCAGCTGCTCGCTGAGCTGGTCTCCTACCTTATAAGCGTTATCCGTCTCCGATTCGATTCGCGCGGCATTTGCGCTTATGGTGAAGATCCTGCTCAGCGCACGTTTGTACATCTCTATCTGGTTGTTCAGCTCGGTGAGCCGCGCCGTTACGACGCCTGAGTGGTGGCAATTGAAACATTCATCCGCTGCCTTCTTCATCGTCCTCACGTGGAAGACGATCGTGTCGAAGTCCCGCGCGTAGGGCGTGTCCTGGCGGCTGAGATCGGCCTGTACCCTCTTGATGTTTATCATAAGGTTCTCCCGCACGATCTCCGCCTGATGGAGCATGACGAGGTTGCTGAGGGTGGACGTCGCCCGCTCGATGGAGAAAACAAGATACACGGCTCCCAAGAGAAATATCAGGCAGAAGGCCCCAAGACCGATGATAATCTTCTTCTTCACTATTCGTTCCGGTAATCGTAGGTGTTGAGGTTTAGACCTATCTCCCGGGTGTAGCGATAGATGGGCTCGTAGTTGCTGTCTCTCGTCTCGATGAACCTCTTCGCTCCGAACCGTTTCAACACGTTTCTGCCCTCCGGCTCGTCTTGCATCGTGAGCAGGGAATTTTTCAGTTTGTCTTTGACCGATGCATCGAGGTCTTTCCGCACGGCGAGGGCGTTCTCCGGAACCTCAGGGGATTTCGCGAGGATGATCAGCTCGTCTATCAACCGGTTATCGAGCGTTGCGATCCTCTCGAAAACGGTGCTTTTTGCTGCCCCAATGTCCGCTTTTCTGTTCAGGACGTCGTAGATCGCGTCCTCGTGGGTCCCCGCGAAGTAGACCTCTTTCAGGTAGGTTCTGTAATCGGGTACGTCGTTCGCGATGAAGAAATGGAGAGGGAGAAGATATCCTGCCGTCGTTGCCTTGTCCACGAGGGCGAATCGCTTGCCGCGCATGTCCGCGGTGGTCGTGATACCGCTGTCTTTCCGAACGAAGATTATACCGTGATAGGAGATGGCGCCCGAGAAGGTCTCCGGTCTGGCGAGTGCTTCAACACCCAGTTTTCTGTGTGCCAGCGCGTAGGTGAAACTTCCAAAAAAGGCCCCATCGAGCCCTTTTGAAACGAAATTGTCGATGATGTTGCCATACTGGGAGAGCACTTTCAGCTCTATTTCCCTGCCGATCTTCTCCGAGAGGTAGCGTGCGAGGGGCTCGTACCTCTCCAGCTGGGTGAAGATGTTGTGCTCGGGGATGAGCCCGATGGTGAGGGAGCCTTCCATGTTCTTTGCTTCCGGTGGCCTGGGCGGACTGACGGGCGCTCTGGCCTCCTTCTTCTCGCAGCCCGCAAAGAGAATCAGCAGCAAAAAGATGGCGGCGTGTGCGGCAAGTTTCGCCCCCCCTGGTTTGACCCGTTTTTCTACCATGGGTAAAACTCCGGCCATCTGTATATTGTATACAGCCCTTTTCACTACTAATAATAGGATTTATGGGTATTGTCAACCGAATCGNNNNNNNNNNNNNNNNNNNNNNNNNNNNNNNNNNNNNNNNNNNNNNNNNNNNNNNNNNNNNNNNNNNNTCCGTGGCAGAGGGTGTTGTTGAAGCAGTCGGGAGGATCGACCAGGTTCGGCGGATCCGGCGGCGGATCCGGTGAGTTGAGTCCCCCCGCGTGGCATTCTCCACAGACGGGAGCGTTGCCCGGGTGGGTCGTGGTGTGAGTTGGAGGAGTAACATCGCGCCACAGAGAGCCCGTCACGAGAAGCGAGGTTGTTGGGTGAGGTCCCCCAGCAAAGTGACAGGCGAAGCAAGAGTTTCCCGAGATTCCCCCTGAAAAATTGTTGCCGTGGCAGATCTTGCATGAGATGAAACCGGAACTGCCGGGAGCCCTCTTCGCGGAAGCACCGTGTTCGTTGGCTGGGTTGTTTATGTTGATGGATACCCAGTTTGAAATGGTGTCGTGGTGGCACGCCGAGTGCAGGCAGGACACCCCCGAGTTACCCCCTCCGAGGTCGGTCCCGTGGCATAAGGTGCAGCTCGCCGCGTCTGGCAGTGCGGAAGCGGGGTGCAACGAGATCCAGTTCGGGGTCTGAGGGTTGTCGTGGTGGCACGCNNNNNNNNNNNNNNNNNNNNNNNNNNNNNNNNNNNNNNNNNNNNNNNNNNNNNNNNNNNNNNNNNNNNNNNNCCTCCGAGGTCGGTCCCGTGGCAGTTCGTGCAGTCGCCCGCATCGGGCAGGGCGAAGGAAGGATGGGAGGCGATCCACCCGGAGGGATGGCCGCTATCCGGGTCGAAGACCGCCGTGGTGCTGTTGTCGCTGCATCCCGAAAGCATGAGAAGGCCGGTGAAAAGCACGAGTACGAGCAGTGGATAGGATCTTACCTGTGGCATCGCTTGCACCCCCTGTTGTTCTGGCGGCCGTGGCACTTGAAGCAGGAAGCCGGGTTGATCTTCCCGTCGATCTGGTGCTGGGTTATGTAGTCCCCCCGGTGGGGGAGTGCCCGCTCGGGGGAGTCCTTGTACTTGTCGCTCGGCTTGATCTCCTCGTAGTTGGCGTGGCAGTCCGCGCAGAAGGACTGCTTGTGGCAGACCGCGCAGGTCTCCTGCTGCTGGGAAGAGTAGAACTTGTGCCTCTCTATGTAATCAGCCGTGTGGTCCAGCGCCGTCTTGTCGTCCTCGTGGCACTCGCTGCACAGGGGTTTTTTATCCAGCTCCTCGGGGTGCCAGACGACCTCGTACCTGCGTTCGGCGCAGGCGAAAAAGGCCGCGATGACCGCGGTTAAAATGATAACGAGCGTAATCTTGGCGAAGAGGTTCTTCATTCCTAAGCCCCCCATGGGATTTCACCGAACTGGTAGATAAACTTGATGAAGACCCTCAGGTCCTCGTCGAAGTTCGGGTTTTCCGCGTATTCGAAATCGGCGCCTATCCGGGCCTTGTCGCTGATGGCGTATCCGCCGGCAAGGGAGAGGGATATGGCGTTGTCCTCGCCCCGGATCTTTTCGTCGTAGTTCACGTCGAAGATGTCGACGGTGACGTCGATCTTGCCGTATTTCTTCTGGCCGTAGACCCTGAACTGGTTGTAGGAGAGCTCGTCCGTTTCGCCGTCCATCCGGTGGATGGCCAGGCCGAGATCGAGCGACTTCGGGCCCGCGTAGGTGAGCCTGCCGCCGAAGAGGTTCGCCGTTCCCATGATGTCGTAGTCGTAGTTCTTGAAATCGACGCCGCCGCTTACGCGGGACGTGAAGGTGTAGTCGGCGCCGGCCCCGATTACCAGTACCGACTCCCCCGGGTCCTGGAAGAGGGGTGAAAAGACGCTGAGCGTGGGCGACTGGAAGTAGTGCTCGTAATCGACCAGGGACGCCTCCCCCCGTATCCTCAGCTTTGGCGCGGGCTTTGCCGTCAGGTAGTAGCTGTGTTCCATCCATCCCGACGAGATCGAGTTGTAGAAGGAGCGGCCCTGCACCTCCAGCGCCTCAATGGGGCGGAGCCAGACGTCGAACCCCTCCTCCTCGCGGAAATCGTTGCTGTCGTTGTCCTCCTTGAGTGCCGAGACGCCCAGGCGGAAGAGGAGCCCGTCCTCGCCGGCGTGCTCGTAGGACACTCTCCCGCCGAAGATGTAATCGGAGCTCCTGTTGTCGAAGTCGGTCTCCACCGGCAGGCCGCCGTAGACGGAGAATCCCAGGCCTCCCGCAAGTCCCGTCTTGAGGGCGATCCCGTCGATCTGCTCAGAGGCGACCCCTTCGGAGATCCAGAACCTCCCCAGGTCGATCGTGTTGTCCCCGGTGATTTCCCGGATGCGCAGGTAGGCGTACTGGAGGTCCCCCTCGGCCTCACCGGGATAGGTCTCGTCGGCGAGGTCGAACCTTCCCCACCCCGCTGCGTAGAAGGAGATATCCCTGCCCCCGATGTTCTCGGCGTTCACGTCCAGGTATTCGTACAGGGGGATGAGGTTGTCGCCGCTTGCCGTCTCCCGGATGCGCAGGTAGGTTTTCGATGTGCTGTGAAGCTCGGCGGCGAAGATCCCGGCCGGAGCGATGAGGAGGGTTGAAAGAACGAGTGATGCACATAGCTTTCGCATCATGACACGTGCTCCTTTACTGGAGAGTTCGTATGTTATGCTCTTTCGTTTTCTCCCTTCAGGCACAAATTTGCCCATAGAGTAGCACAAAAATCTTTCCGGTAAAAATGAAAATAACGCCGCTGCGGGAAAAGCCGGACTAATGCGGCAGAAGGCCATCGTTTGCAGGGTGCCTGTGTTCATTACACGTAGGGGAGAAAAAAACCCGGCGGGACCTTTCAGGCCCCGCCGGGTTTACTGGCTCGGTTTTGCCCATGACCGGGTTTAGGGTACGGGGGTCGCTGTCGTGAAGTCGGTGGTGGAAAGGACGTTCCCTGCGGCGCCGAGAATCGAGGTGGCGAATGGGGGATTGTGGATACCGTGGGATCCGTCGTTCTCCACCATGAGGATGTTCCACCCAGCCTTCAGTATGATAACACCCTCCTCATAGGATGCGAAGAGGTTGTCCCCCGAATCGAAAACCGTATTATTGCCTATGGCAACACGCCGGAGCTGTACGTTTTCATAGGTTGTCGTGCCGTCGTTTACGTCCATGGACATGCGGCCATGGGATTCCCCGAAGTTTGCGATGGTTACCGACGAGTCCAGGGAGATAACGGCGACTACCGCCGCATCCTCATCCCGACGCGCGCTGTCAAACAGGGTGATGTCCGTTGATGCCAGCTGGGCGTTCATGAGCTCTGCGATGGCGAGCTCTTGCTCGTCGATGAGCCTCTCCATTTCCGCTTCGATAGCGTCATGGAGCGCATCCCCGTTGATGGAGGTGTGGCACTCGGAGCAGATGTCGATGCTGGCTTCGAAGGTGTGGTTCGAACCGCCCTGGTTATAGCTGAGGAGAGCCGGCGGCGGCGACTTCTCCATGTGGCAGTTGACGCAGGTGTCGTCGATTATCGAGTGGGGCCCCCGAGCTCCAATAGTAACGAAGAAGGCGTTCTGACCCATCACCATGTCTCCCTGGGCGCCGCCGTGGGGAGCGCGGCCGTCAGAGAAGGTGACCGTGCCGGCTGCGGCTGCTGCGTCGTTGTAGAGTCCCCTGCGGGTGTTGTGGCAGGTCATGCAGATGGCGCCGTTGCCAACGCCGGAAGCGCTCCAGCCGGCTGCGAGCACGGGCGTGTCGTCGAAGACCCGGGTGGTCGCGTCCGTCCCCGTGCCGGTTGTGGTCCCGACGGCGTGCGGGTCATGGCAGGTGACGCAGGTCTGCGGGTGGGTCTCGTCCTCCGTCCAGGTGATCGCGGAGAGTTCCTGGTCACCCCAGTCGGCCTCCTCGCCCCAGGCCAGGAACCCGTTGGCCGTGTGGCAGCGGGCGCAGTCTGTTCTCTGCCCCTCATCGATGGCGACCGCGTAGTCGGCGTGGTGGGAGAGCTGCCACTGCTGGAAGCGGCCGTGCCGGAGCGGCTCGCCGTGGCAGGAGGCGCACACCTCCGAGGCGAGGCTTAACCGTGCCGGGTAACTGCTGTGGCCAAGGCTGTGGGGAAGGCCGGACGAATTCTGCGGGCCGTGGCAGTTCTCGCACTGGATGTTGGAGAGCCTGGCGGTATCTGGATATGTATCCAGTATGTCGGCCCAGACCCCGGGTCCGGGATCCGGAACAACCCACCCCTCGGCTGCGATGGCCTCGTCCCAGCCGTCGTTGTCCACGGCGGTGTCATAACCGACGCCGTGGCAGCCGGCGCAGCTCAGCCTCCAGTGGCCGCTGGGGTTGTTCATGTTGTCCGTGAATATCACTGCGTGACCGGTCTTTGCCCAATCTGGCACGACTGTTGGGTGACAGATAATGCAATTACTGGCTTCAGGCCGCCCTTCTGAGTCCTGGCCGGTGATGATACCCTCCCAGGTGCCGGCGTACACGTCGATCGATGTGCCGCTGTTGGCCTCGGCAACGGTATACGTGCCGTCCACGTCGGGCGTGAAGGTGGGGTTCTGCAGGGTGCCGTCATCGAGCGTCGCGCTCGATCCGCTGGCTGGCGTGAGCGTCCAGTCCCAGGAGGACTGCGTGCCGCCCACCGTTCCACCGTGCATCAGCACCGGTATCCCGATTGGCACGTTGTTTACCCCTGTGGTTACCTTCCAGGGGAGCGTGGCGTGGATCTCCACCTCGTCGTGGTAGGGTCCCGAACTCGTGGTGACGGTGACCTTCATGGTGACCAGGGCGGCCTCCTCGAGGGAGAAGGGATCCAGTCCCACCACCTGAAACCGGTCCTGAAGGCCGCCGACGAACCCGCTTTCGGGAAGCTCGATGTCGGGGGGAAGCTGCGCCTCGGAGATGGGAGGCTCCGTGAGCACCGTGAAGAGCTCGTCCCGGTAGGCGTCAAGAGTCCCCAGCGTGACCGTCGTGGCGAGCGCGTCAGGCGGGTTGATGTCCTGAACCGGCGCGCTGCTGCTCTGCTCCCAGAGGATGCTCTGGATCGTGGAGCCGTCGAGCGCTTCCACCGTGGCCGAGAGCGATACCGGGTCTCCCGGGCTGACAGCCCCCGACGCAGCCGAGGCGATGACCACCACGGGCTGGCCGCTGAGCTCCACATTCCTGACTACGTTAGCTTCGGCGACAATACTTACTGATTCGGTGGCTGACCCGAAGTTGTCCCGTGTATAGGTGACCTGGTATACCCCGATGGGGAGTGTAGCAGAGTAGTTTCCGCTCGCGTCGGTCGTTATGTCTCCCTGTATGTCTGGTTCGGTGGATATCGTGACGTCAGGGATGCCTATTGATGTGTCTTCTACGGTTACCGTTCCGGAAAGGGTTCCCGCGCTCGATCCGGGCTTGCCGTCGTCTCCGTCGTCACACCCGATGAACAGGGCGGTGGCGAAGAGCAGCGCACACAGCAGCACCGTATACTTGCCTTTCCTTCGTATCCATTTAATGCTCATATCCCCTCCTTACAGTTTGGCGTTCAAAGCAGTGTGGATAGTGAAATGACAGGAAAAATGGTTTTGGTCGTGCTATCACCCCCTTTTTTGTAGTAGTTTTGTTGCACAGATCAGAAATATTCCTGATTAAGCAACGACAGTTCGTAAAGAGGGCCGAAAGGTATTTCTGTGACCTTCCCTCCCTCTGAACAAAAAATCGTTTTTCCCGGGTTAAGTGCTTTTGTGCAATATGGGGCATCATGTTGAGGAATTGTGCCAGAAAGCCCCGTGAATTCATTTTGTTGCCTCTGCAACCGCGCATACCGTTCAATCCACCGAAAATACGCAATAAAAGAAGCCGCGGAACGCTCTCCCAAAAAGGAGGAGGTGTTTTGCTAAAACAGCATCTCCCCTCATAACCGTTAACTGTTAGTGAGCAATATGCATGCCGAACGGACGAATTGCCGTAACACATTGAATTACAATGGTTTATTTTTGATGGCAGGACGGGATATTGCCGGGCATCCGGTTAAATAACCGAAAAAAAGTGGTGATTTGACGGTCGGTGCCTACCGGGCAGGGCGGAACCGCTCTGGGGGGGCGTTTCCGTCGTCTGGTTCCCGGGCCCGGGGAGACGTTCTTTTTGTTGACATCGTCGGACCGCCTATTTACTGTAATACTGTTTTTTTTCGGGCACCACCGTCAAACCGTGTGCGTTCCCACGGCGCATGTGGTAAGTTGGAAGATATAGAGACGAAAGGAGGGAGAGCCGTGCGGTATCTTATCCTTGGAAGCGGTCCGGCGGGCGTGAACGCCGCCAAAATCCTCAAGGAGAGGGAGGGGGACGCGGAGATCACAGTAGCGACGGAGGAGTTCAAGCCCCTCTATTTCAGGCCGAACCTCCCCGAGCTGATATTCGGCGACCTCGACGAAGAGACGATCCTCTCGCCCCTGGGAAAGGACGTCGCCGGGGCGGGCGTGGAGATACTCTTCGGTGCGAGGGCCAAGCGGATCGATACGAGCCACAACCGGGTGCTCTTCACCGACGGAACCGAGCGGGAGTACAACTTTCTTCTGATCGCAACGGGGGCCACCCCCCAGACCCCGCCGGCCATATCCTCCTCGCAGGGGACGTTTTTGACGCTGAATTCCCTTGCCGATGCGGTGCGGATCAAGGGCAGGGCCCTGCGGTCGGACACGGCGCTGGTGTACGGCCCCGGCTACCTGGGCATAGAGACGGCCAGGGCGCTCCGCCGCCTGGGCCTCCAGGTGGTCTGGATAAACCCGGGTCTTCCCCGGTTCGGAAACCCCATAACGGGGGAGGTCGAGCTGCGTGCGAAGGAGATCCTCAAGGAGCGGGGCGTAAAGGTGTTCGACGGGGCCGATATCGCGGACATCATCGACGTGGACGGGAACAAGTACCGGGTGATAACGACCGGGGGTCAGAAGGTGGAATGCACCCTCGTCGTCATGGCCACGGAGCGCACCCCGCGGATAGAGTTTCTCGACGGGAGCGGCATAAAGACGGGGAACGGCATCCTGGTGGATGAATATCTGCGGACCAATGTCTCGAACGTGTTTGCCGCCGGTGACTGCGCGGAGATCCTGGACGTGAACAGAGGGATAAACATGATCAATTTCGGCTGGAGGAGCGCCCTGAAGCAGGGAGAGCTCGCGGGGTGGAACATGGCCGGAAAGGACATGATGTTCATCAAGAACCAGGAGGACTACTTCGGCCTGCTGGTGGGGACGAGCATTCTCGACAGATGGCCGAAATAAATGCGAGTCCCGGGTCCCTGGTTCCGGGTCCCGGGAAACCGGTTTCGCGTTTAGCGTTTCGCGTTTAGCGTTGGGTGTTCATTCCGCATTCCGCACTCCGAATTCCGAATTACAGATCATTCATCATCTATGTTTCGATATTCCGGCAGGAGGGTCTTCCGGGTGACGATGATGAAGGCGCTGTGGGAGAAGACCCACGAGACGGGGCGCACCGACCGGCCCTTCACGTTCCAGGGCCGGTGGGACACCTCGAAGACCTCGGGCTCGGTGAAGGTTTTCAGGTTGCGCACGGCTTCGCACAGCTCCCTCACCTGGATGATCGTGGGGAGGTAGGCGAGGAGGATGCCGCCGCTTCGAAGGGACGATGCGGCGTGGGTGACGGCCCTCCACGGTTCCGGAAGGTCCAGGATGATCCTGTCCACCTCCCTCTCCGTAATTCCCTCGTAGATGTCGCCGCGCCTCAGCTCGTGGTTGGGGGCGTCCCCGAGAAAGCGCCGTACGTTCTCCTCGGCCTTTTTCGCGAAGTCCTCCCGTATCTCGTAGGTAACGAGTCTCCCCTTTTCCCCGATGGCCCGAAGAAGGGCGATGGTGAGTGCTCCCCATCCGGCACCCCCCTCGACGACGAAGGCCCCCGGGTGGATGTCGGCCCACAAAAGGATGGGCCCGATGTCCTTCGGATAGATGATCTGGGCCGTCCTTTTCAGGTTCAGGACGAACTGGTTGAAGGTGGGACGGAAGGCGGTGTATTCGTCACCCCGCTCCGTGGTGACCACCGTCCCCTCCTCTCTCCCGATGATGAGGTCGTGTGGGAGCATCCCCCGGTGGGTCGAGAAGGCCTGCCCCTCCTTCAGGGTGACCAGGTATTCCCTTCCCTTGCTGTCCAGGAGGATGACGTCCTCTCCGGCGGAAAGGGGGTTCACCTCAGAGCCCCCTTCGATCTCTTCTCCCTCTTTTCCGTGACGGCGGCCCTGAGCCTGCAGTACCCGCACAGCTCCGTGTAGGTGGGCTCCCCGCAGGAGCCGCACGCAAGGCCGTTTGTGTCCCCGGCGTTCTCACCGGCGCCCTCCATTTTCCTGCCGAGCCCGGAGAGCTCGCCCGCGAGCAGGCCGTAGAGAAAGCGCGCCTTCGTGCCCGGTATCTTCTCCTCGATGCTGTTTAGGGCATCCTTGTAGACCATCGAGGTTGCCCCCCGAGCGTAGGGGCACTCGTAGAGCATGTAGTCTATCCCCCGGATGAGGGCGTAGCATGCGGTCTCGTACTCCGTGAGCCGTACGAGGGGCTTTACCTTCCGCATCATTCCCGAGGGCGTCTCCTTCAAAAGGGGGTGCTGCTTCTCGATATATTTCGTGTTCCACTGGAGAAAGTTCCCGAGCAGCCGGGAGGCCTCGTCGTCTAAGTTGTGGCCCGTTGCCACGACGGTATACCCCCGGTTGCGGGGCACGGCGTTGAAAAAATGGCGCTTGATGACCCCGCAGACCGAACACTCCTTCTTCCGCAGCGCCGCCGTTACCGACGGCAGGTCCATCCCCTCCCCCGGCAGGTCTACGATGATCGCTTTCAGCCCCTTCGCGGCGGCAAAAGCGTCGACCTTTTCCTGTGACTGCCGGGAGTATTCACCGATGCCCAGGTTGATGTAGAGGCCGTCGGCCCGGTATCCCAGCCGGAGGAGGACGTCCCACAGAACGAGCGAGTCCTTACCGCCGGAGACGCAGACGGCGATGCGGTCGTGCTTCTCGAAGAGCCCGTGCTCCGATATCGCCCGCTTCACCTGGTTCTCGAAAAAGGGGAGGAAGCAGTCCCGGCAGAAGACGGCATTGTGGCGCCGCAGGATCACCTCCGCCTCGTTATTCTTGCACCGCCTGCACTTCACGCCGGTTACCCCCCCGAGACCACGGAGATCACTTCCAGGACCGTGCCGTCCTCGACGGTCCTGTCGGGCGTGAGTATCCTCTTTTCGCTCACCACGACGGTGGTCGTCTTCTTCACGCCGATCTCGTCGAGTATCTTCGAGACCGTCGCGGGTCCGGGGACCTGGAGCTCTTTTTTCTGCTGCACGAGCAGAACCCTGATCATCCTATCGTGCCCTCCCAGCTCGTATCAGGATACCATAATAGCAGAGACGGGAAGAATCATCGCCGAATTTTGGGCCCGCCCGCCAGGCCGCAACCGGTCCCTTTCCACGCCGGTGTCATGAAAAGGGAGAGAAAGTGCTATAATTGTCTCCATGGGCAAACCGAAGGTACTTCTCCTCTGCACCGGCAACGCCTGCCGGTCACAGATGGCCGAGGGGGTGGTCACGAGGCGTCTCGGCGACGCGCTCGACGTCTTCTCGGCGGGGACCCATCCGGCGGGGGTCCACCCCTACGCGAGCAGGGTCCTCGAAGAGGAGGGTATCGATACGAGCCGCCAGTATTCCAAGCACGTGGATGAGCTCGGGCATGTACGGTTCGACCTCGTCGTGACCCTCTGCGGCCACGCCGACAGACACTGCCCCGAGTTCCAGAACGCGGAAGAGCGCGTCCACATGCCCTTCGAGGATCCGATCTACGCCACGGGGACGGAGGAGCAGGTTCTCTCCGTCTTCAGGGGGTCGAGGGACGAGATCGAGCGCAGGCTCGTTCCATTCCTGCGGGAATACTTCGACATCGATGAGCACTCCTGACCGGGCATGCCGCTCGTGGAGGCAGGGCGTGCATTGCAAAAAAGTGCCCCGTGGCAGGCCCGTGAGAAAACCCGGGTGCTGATTCCCCGCGGCGGGTAGACGCGAACATGGACATAGTGACGGCTGTATTCCCCGTTTTCATCGTGGTGCTCTGCGGTTACTCCCTGAGAAGGTTCGGCTTCGTGAACGAGGCCTTCGTGAAGGTCTCAAACGACCTGATCTACTACGTGCTCCTCCCCGCCCTTCTCTTCTACAAGATCGGTACCTCGAAGTTCGACGTCGCCTTCAGCCCCGGCCTGATATTCGGGAGCTACGCCGCCACGGTCTTCGTCTTTCTCCTCGCATCCCTTATCGGGAGGGTCTTTCGCTTTTCCCCCTCGGTGAAGGGGACCTTCGTGCAGGGGTCCTTCCGGGCAAACCTCGCCTACGTGGGGCTCCCGATCGTCTACAGCGCGGCGGGCGACGCGGCGCTGCGAAAGGCGGGAGTTCTCCTGGGATTCATGGTTCCCCTCCTGAACTTTCTGGCCATCATCGCCCTGATCCTTCCCCACAAAAACGAGCGGAAAGAGGGGGAAAAGGGAATTTTCCGTGAGATCGCCACCAACCCCCTGATCCTCTCCGCCTTTCTCGGCATCGCCTGGAGCTACTTCGAGATCGGCGTTCCCCTGATCTTCACCCGGACCCTGGATATCCTCTCGTCGGCCACGCTGCCCCTTGCCCTCCTGTGCCTGGGCGGCTCTTTCGATTTCGCCCTCTCCCGGGGAAGCTACCTGCTCACCACCCTGGCGGCGCTGTTGAAAAACCTCGTCCTCCCCCTG
It contains:
- a CDS encoding AEC family transporter; this translates as MDIVTAVFPVFIVVLCGYSLRRFGFVNEAFVKVSNDLIYYVLLPALLFYKIGTSKFDVAFSPGLIFGSYAATVFVFLLASLIGRVFRFSPSVKGTFVQGSFRANLAYVGLPIVYSAAGDAALRKAGVLLGFMVPLLNFLAIIALILPHKNERKEGEKGIFREIATNPLILSAFLGIAWSYFEIGVPLIFTRTLDILSSATLPLALLCLGGSFDFALSRGSYLLTTLAALLKNLVLPLVAILLFHLIGLSGDDMLTGTIMMGVPTAVVTYVFAFQLRGDTALASTIIIVSTLASSLTISLWIFAVRALGWV
- a CDS encoding thiamine biosynthesis protein ThiS, whose protein sequence is MIRVLLVQQKKELQVPGPATVSKILDEIGVKKTTTVVVSEKRILTPDRTVEDGTVLEVISVVSGG
- a CDS encoding FAD-dependent oxidoreductase; this encodes MRYLILGSGPAGVNAAKILKEREGDAEITVATEEFKPLYFRPNLPELIFGDLDEETILSPLGKDVAGAGVEILFGARAKRIDTSHNRVLFTDGTEREYNFLLIATGATPQTPPAISSSQGTFLTLNSLADAVRIKGRALRSDTALVYGPGYLGIETARALRRLGLQVVWINPGLPRFGNPITGEVELRAKEILKERGVKVFDGADIADIIDVDGNKYRVITTGGQKVECTLVVMATERTPRIEFLDGSGIKTGNGILVDEYLRTNVSNVFAAGDCAEILDVNRGINMINFGWRSALKQGELAGWNMAGKDMMFIKNQEDYFGLLVGTSILDRWPK
- a CDS encoding tRNA(Ile)-lysidine synthetase, producing the protein MKCRRCKNNEAEVILRRHNAVFCRDCFLPFFENQVKRAISEHGLFEKHDRIAVCVSGGKDSLVLWDVLLRLGYRADGLYINLGIGEYSRQSQEKVDAFAAAKGLKAIIVDLPGEGMDLPSVTAALRKKECSVCGVIKRHFFNAVPRNRGYTVVATGHNLDDEASRLLGNFLQWNTKYIEKQHPLLKETPSGMMRKVKPLVRLTEYETACYALIRGIDYMLYECPYARGATSMVYKDALNSIEEKIPGTKARFLYGLLAGELSGLGRKMEGAGENAGDTNGLACGSCGEPTYTELCGYCRLRAAVTEKREKRSKGALR
- a CDS encoding arsenate reductase ArsC, which codes for MGKPKVLLLCTGNACRSQMAEGVVTRRLGDALDVFSAGTHPAGVHPYASRVLEEEGIDTSRQYSKHVDELGHVRFDLVVTLCGHADRHCPEFQNAEERVHMPFEDPIYATGTEEQVLSVFRGSRDEIERRLVPFLREYFDIDEHS
- the phnD gene encoding phosphate/phosphite/phosphonate ABC transporter substrate-binding protein, which produces MVEKRVKPGGAKLAAHAAIFLLLILFAGCEKKEARAPVSPPRPPEAKNMEGSLTIGLIPEHNIFTQLERYEPLARYLSEKIGREIELKVLSQYGNIIDNFVSKGLDGAFFGSFTYALAHRKLGVEALARPETFSGAISYHGIIFVRKDSGITTTADMRGKRFALVDKATTAGYLLPLHFFIANDVPDYRTYLKEVYFAGTHEDAIYDVLNRKADIGAAKSTVFERIATLDNRLIDELIILAKSPEVPENALAVRKDLDASVKDKLKNSLLTMQDEPEGRNVLKRFGAKRFIETRDSNYEPIYRYTREIGLNLNTYDYRNE
- a CDS encoding cytochrome C, with amino-acid sequence MKNLFAKITLVIILTAVIAAFFACAERRYEVVWHPEELDKKPLCSECHEDDKTALDHTADYIERHKFYSSQQQETCAVCHKQSFCADCHANYEEIKPSDKYKDSPERALPHRGDYITQHQIDGKINPASCFKCHGRQNNRGCKRCHR
- a CDS encoding cytochrome C is translated as MPQVRSYPLLVLVLFTGLLMLSGCSDNSTTAVFDPDSGHPSGWIASHPSFALPDAGDCTNCHGTDLGG
- a CDS encoding tRNA (adenine-N1)-methyltransferase; the encoded protein is MNPLSAGEDVILLDSKGREYLVTLKEGQAFSTHRGMLPHDLIIGREEGTVVTTERGDEYTAFRPTFNQFVLNLKRTAQIIYPKDIGPILLWADIHPGAFVVEGGAGWGALTIALLRAIGEKGRLVTYEIREDFAKKAEENVRRFLGDAPNHELRRGDIYEGITEREVDRIILDLPEPWRAVTHAASSLRSGGILLAYLPTIIQVRELCEAVRNLKTFTEPEVFEVSHRPWNVKGRSVRPVSWVFSHSAFIIVTRKTLLPEYRNIDDE
- a CDS encoding HAMP domain-containing protein, with protein sequence MKKKIIIGLGAFCLIFLLGAVYLVFSIERATSTLSNLVMLHQAEIVRENLMINIKRVQADLSRQDTPYARDFDTIVFHVRTMKKAADECFNCHHSGVVTARLTELNNQIEMYKRALSRIFTISANAARIESETDNAYKVGDQLSEQLSDMLIMADVNLEKKTKTVLGKINDTKFILFSLIGVAPFIAAGLSLFFIRGITKPIDEMLNATRRLEGGDLDYRIGALQDEFGEVAASFNNMVSSLKEQMEKMQRTEQMVVFGEYAAKLAHDIQSPLAGIKVSLEVLPDKVTLPEKERELLSRIGSELGRIESLLENLLDFARPPKPQFMPVEVSKILASAVNFSRKRQPRTSKDAREIEIVNRVNEDLPKITADPMQLQQVFLNLLNNSFEAMPDGGTLTISAAHDAPAKTVEIEISDTGRGIEDDLLAQIFQPFFTTKAKGTGLGLAISKQLIEQNGGAIAVSSSREGGATFRVTLPADGEREAPGI